In Streptomyces sp. NBC_01408, one DNA window encodes the following:
- a CDS encoding SDR family oxidoreductase yields the protein MTTSLEGSWCLVLGASSGIGLANARALALEGAHVLGVHFDTAEGQEKAAAAVEELRSTGVQAHFFNANAAAPATRNELVPRFAELTEGRPLRVVLHSLAFGTLLPYLPTDGGPALTPRQMDMTLNVMAHSLVYWTQSLNGAGLLGAGSKIFAMTSAGDQRVTAHYGAVSAAKCALESHVRQLALELAPQRVAVNSLRAGVTVTPSLERIPEHEKLVELAARSNPHGRLTRPEDVADAVVALARTDSSWITGNVIGVDGGEALTT from the coding sequence ATGACGACGTCACTTGAGGGTTCCTGGTGCCTCGTTCTCGGCGCCTCCAGCGGCATCGGACTGGCCAACGCCCGCGCGCTGGCACTCGAAGGAGCCCACGTCCTCGGCGTCCACTTCGACACCGCCGAAGGCCAGGAGAAGGCGGCGGCGGCCGTCGAGGAGCTGCGCTCCACCGGCGTTCAGGCGCACTTCTTCAACGCCAACGCCGCCGCCCCGGCCACCCGGAACGAACTGGTGCCCCGCTTCGCCGAACTGACGGAGGGCCGACCGCTGCGGGTCGTGCTCCACTCCCTGGCCTTCGGCACGCTCCTGCCCTACCTGCCCACGGACGGCGGACCGGCACTGACGCCCCGGCAGATGGACATGACGCTGAACGTCATGGCCCACTCCCTCGTCTACTGGACGCAGAGCCTGAACGGCGCCGGACTGCTGGGCGCCGGGTCCAAGATCTTCGCGATGACCAGCGCCGGCGACCAGCGGGTGACCGCCCACTACGGGGCCGTGTCGGCCGCCAAGTGCGCCCTGGAATCGCACGTCCGCCAGCTGGCCCTCGAACTCGCCCCGCAGCGCGTCGCCGTCAACTCGCTCCGTGCGGGCGTGACCGTGACCCCCTCCCTCGAACGCATCCCGGAGCACGAGAAGCTCGTCGAGCTCGCCGCCCGCAGCAACCCGCACGGCCGGCTCACCCGTCCCGAGGACGTCGCCGACGCCGTCGTGGCGCTGGCGCGCACCGACTCCTCCTGGATCACCGGCAACGTGATCGGTGTCGACGGCGGCGAGGCGTTGACCACCTGA
- a CDS encoding alpha/beta hydrolase: MSQDTYESGTAHDGGQAASRPAVRRLRGLLTAVPAAAAGFALAARHAFELYHPPAARPGRTPQSKGLPVRDLTVRTTRDGVALQAWVVPGTGPHTVVICHGMGRTRSSVLGHIELLHGAGHHVVAYDMRNHGDSGRDRKIRGMSGRFTSDLEDVIAAVRRDPETGGGELALFGFSFSTWVSLHVLRRIDPAVAAVVCDSGPMSDTKAGLRHFAGLRRTLLPEPVRDGPGFTVYRSAFARFCLHMLAVRNWPPDLTGVPTRLMFVAGAQDPVIQVPQIMAVADRYPDAERWTAPQAMHMNALRFDAAEYRPRVLDFLASAFSAAAGRRAEAAGRG; encoded by the coding sequence ATGAGCCAGGACACGTACGAGAGCGGCACCGCGCACGACGGCGGGCAGGCGGCGTCCCGGCCCGCCGTCCGCCGCCTGCGCGGCCTGCTGACGGCGGTGCCCGCCGCGGCCGCGGGCTTCGCCCTCGCCGCCCGGCACGCCTTCGAGCTGTACCACCCGCCCGCCGCCCGCCCGGGCCGCACCCCGCAGAGCAAGGGCCTGCCCGTCCGCGACCTGACGGTCCGCACCACCCGGGACGGTGTCGCCCTGCAGGCCTGGGTGGTGCCCGGCACGGGTCCGCACACGGTGGTGATCTGCCACGGCATGGGCCGCACCCGCTCCAGCGTGCTCGGCCACATCGAGCTGCTGCACGGGGCGGGCCACCACGTCGTCGCCTACGACATGCGCAACCACGGGGACAGCGGACGCGACCGGAAGATCCGGGGCATGTCCGGGCGCTTCACGAGCGACCTGGAGGACGTCATCGCGGCCGTGCGCCGGGACCCCGAGACCGGCGGCGGCGAACTCGCCCTCTTCGGCTTCTCCTTCTCCACCTGGGTCTCCCTGCACGTGCTGCGCCGCATCGACCCGGCCGTCGCCGCGGTCGTCTGCGACAGCGGCCCGATGTCCGACACGAAGGCCGGCCTGCGCCACTTCGCCGGCCTGCGCCGCACCCTGCTGCCCGAACCGGTGCGGGACGGCCCGGGCTTCACTGTCTACCGCAGCGCCTTCGCCCGCTTCTGCCTGCACATGCTGGCCGTACGGAACTGGCCGCCGGACCTCACCGGCGTGCCGACCCGGCTGATGTTCGTCGCGGGGGCCCAGGACCCCGTCATCCAGGTGCCCCAGATCATGGCGGTCGCCGACCGGTACCCCGACGCGGAACGCTGGACGGCACCCCAGGCGATGCACATGAACGCCCTGCGGTTCGACGCGGCCGAGTACCGGCCCCGGGTCCTGGACTTCCTGGCGTCCGCCTTCTCGGCGGCCGCCGGCCGCAGGGCGGAGGCGGCCGGCCGTGGCTGA
- a CDS encoding beta-ketoacyl synthase N-terminal-like domain-containing protein: MESATAARGPLITAWSVVSPYGLERSDFAAGLAAGRSTAAVLDRTVWDGPVDTACLVPDFSSKAVLGRKGTRSMDRVTGLAVTAVGRLLQDPAGDRVPGVGDDAGLVLGTNTGSAQSMMDFTRDSLVQEKPFYVDPMRFPNTVMNCAAGQCAIWHRLRGPNTTVAGGRASGLLALNYALRLQKSGHTRTVLCGAVEEFSPARAWLEVHTRQPDEADGILGEGAAVLLLESGPAAAEHGRPGLAEVLALEFGVFHTDGQVAPVLADSVRRALERSGVRIDEIGLVADSQAYGARGVAEQAALAEVFGGHRPQRVASAELIGDTHAASASFQIAALLATAEGRDELAGSIGLVTSVDRDGVVGCAVLRLR; encoded by the coding sequence ATGGAATCCGCCACCGCCGCCCGAGGGCCGCTCATCACCGCCTGGTCCGTCGTCTCGCCGTACGGGCTGGAGCGCTCGGACTTCGCCGCGGGCCTCGCCGCCGGCCGCAGCACGGCGGCCGTACTGGACCGGACGGTCTGGGACGGTCCCGTCGACACCGCCTGCCTGGTCCCCGACTTCAGCAGCAAGGCCGTGCTGGGCCGCAAGGGCACCCGGTCGATGGACCGGGTGACCGGCCTCGCCGTCACCGCGGTCGGCAGGCTCCTCCAGGACCCCGCGGGCGACCGCGTCCCCGGTGTCGGCGACGACGCCGGGCTGGTCCTGGGCACCAACACCGGCAGCGCCCAGAGCATGATGGACTTCACCCGCGACTCCCTGGTCCAGGAGAAGCCGTTCTACGTGGACCCGATGCGGTTCCCGAACACGGTGATGAACTGCGCCGCCGGGCAGTGCGCGATCTGGCACCGGCTCAGGGGCCCCAACACCACCGTCGCCGGCGGCCGCGCCTCCGGCCTCCTCGCGCTCAACTACGCACTGCGGCTGCAGAAGTCCGGGCACACCAGGACCGTGCTGTGCGGAGCCGTCGAGGAGTTCTCCCCGGCCAGGGCCTGGCTGGAGGTCCACACCCGGCAGCCGGACGAGGCCGACGGCATCCTCGGCGAGGGCGCCGCGGTACTGCTGCTGGAGTCCGGCCCCGCCGCGGCCGAACACGGCCGGCCCGGCCTGGCCGAAGTGCTCGCCCTGGAGTTCGGCGTCTTCCACACCGACGGCCAGGTCGCACCGGTGCTCGCCGACAGCGTCCGGCGCGCCCTGGAGCGCTCCGGGGTCCGCATCGACGAGATCGGCCTGGTCGCCGACTCGCAGGCCTACGGAGCCCGCGGAGTGGCCGAACAGGCGGCACTGGCCGAGGTGTTCGGCGGCCACCGGCCGCAGCGCGTCGCGAGCGCCGAGCTGATCGGCGACACCCACGCGGCCTCCGCGTCCTTCCAGATCGCAGCACTGCTGGCCACGGCGGAAGGCCGTGACGAGCTGGCCGGTTCGATCGGCCTGGTCACCTCGGTCGACCGGGACGGCGTGGTCGGCTGCGCCGTCCTGCGCCTGCGCTGA
- a CDS encoding acyl carrier protein, with the protein MSDTTTKATLEIENLRRTVADVLDVEEPELTDEADFVNDLGVDSLMALEVMVVLEKKYGVKLGEAELKEVTCLRKAYDLLDSKLRAA; encoded by the coding sequence ATGTCCGACACCACCACCAAGGCCACCCTGGAGATCGAGAACCTGCGGCGGACCGTCGCCGACGTCCTGGACGTCGAGGAGCCGGAGCTGACCGACGAGGCCGACTTCGTCAACGACCTCGGCGTCGACTCCCTGATGGCACTCGAAGTCATGGTCGTCCTGGAGAAGAAGTACGGCGTCAAGCTCGGCGAGGCCGAGCTGAAGGAGGTCACCTGCCTGCGCAAGGCGTACGACCTGCTCGACTCCAAGCTGCGGGCCGCCTGA
- a CDS encoding 3-hydroxyacyl-ACP dehydratase FabZ family protein, with product MPLVGPDSAEALRTTVHVAADERVFPGHYPGFPIFPGVCVVELVHRSAVATAPTAGAGVVLRAIESTRFLSPVFPGDDLTIDLKWSRRGEHWRCDAVAGTDRGRSATVRLRFTEGNKPC from the coding sequence GTGCCGCTGGTCGGTCCGGACTCCGCCGAAGCCCTGCGCACCACGGTCCACGTGGCCGCGGACGAGCGGGTCTTCCCCGGCCACTACCCGGGCTTCCCCATCTTCCCGGGAGTCTGCGTCGTCGAGCTGGTCCACCGCAGCGCGGTGGCCACCGCCCCTACCGCGGGCGCCGGCGTCGTGCTCCGGGCCATCGAGTCGACGCGGTTCCTCAGCCCGGTCTTCCCGGGGGACGACCTCACCATCGACCTGAAGTGGTCGCGCCGGGGCGAGCACTGGCGGTGCGACGCGGTCGCGGGCACCGACCGGGGGCGCTCCGCGACGGTGCGCCTGCGCTTCACCGAAGGGAACAAGCCGTGCTGA